One genomic segment of Alkalimarinus alittae includes these proteins:
- the rpsN gene encoding 30S ribosomal protein S14: protein MAKISMKMRELKREKTVAKFAEKRAELKAIIANQNTSDDDRWDAQVKLQKLPRNASPCRLRNRCQITGRPHGVYRKFKLSRIKLREHGMSGDVPGLKKASW, encoded by the coding sequence ATGGCAAAAATCTCGATGAAAATGCGTGAGTTAAAGCGCGAGAAAACTGTAGCAAAGTTTGCTGAAAAGCGTGCTGAGCTTAAGGCAATTATTGCAAATCAAAACACATCTGATGATGATCGTTGGGATGCGCAGGTTAAATTGCAGAAACTTCCACGTAATGCTAGCCCTTGTAGACTCCGTAATCGTTGTCAGATTACCGGTCGTCCACACGGCGTATATCGTAAGTTTAAGTTGTCTCGTATTAAGTTACGTGAGCACGGTATGAGCGGTGATGTTCCTGGCTTGAAGAAAGCAAGCTGGTAA
- the rpsM gene encoding 30S ribosomal protein S13, whose translation MARIAGVNIPDNKHAVISLTYIYGVGRTTANKLCDATGVKTTAKVKDLTEEQLDAIRNELTSMTVEGDLRREVQMNIKRLKDLGCYRGLRHRHSLPVRGQRSKTNARTRKGPRKPIRK comes from the coding sequence ATGGCTCGTATAGCCGGTGTCAATATACCCGACAATAAACACGCTGTTATCTCCCTAACCTATATATATGGTGTTGGAAGAACTACAGCAAACAAGCTTTGCGACGCCACTGGCGTTAAAACGACTGCAAAAGTTAAAGATTTAACTGAAGAGCAGTTGGATGCGATACGTAATGAACTCACCAGTATGACTGTTGAGGGTGATTTGCGTCGTGAAGTACAAATGAACATTAAGCGTTTGAAGGATCTTGGTTGCTACCGTGGTCTACGTCACCGTCACAGCTTGCCTGTGCGTGGTCAGCGTAGTAAGACCAATGCTAGAACCCGTAAAGGCCCTCGCAAACCGATTCGTAAATAA
- the rpsK gene encoding 30S ribosomal protein S11: MAKPGTRTRKKVKKTVVDGMAHIHASFNNTIVTITDRQGNALSWATAGGSGFRGSRKSTPFAAQVAAERAGKAAAEYGLKNLDVMVKGPGPGRESAVRALNSCGYKITSIIDVTPIPHNGCRPPKKRRV; the protein is encoded by the coding sequence ATGGCTAAGCCAGGTACACGTACCCGTAAGAAGGTGAAAAAGACTGTTGTTGATGGAATGGCGCACATACACGCGTCTTTCAATAACACGATCGTGACCATTACAGACCGTCAAGGCAATGCATTGTCTTGGGCCACCGCAGGTGGTTCTGGTTTCCGTGGTTCACGAAAGAGTACACCTTTTGCTGCGCAGGTAGCAGCTGAAAGAGCCGGTAAAGCGGCTGCTGAATACGGCCTAAAAAACCTAGATGTTATGGTTAAAGGTCCTGGGCCAGGACGCGAGTCCGCTGTTCGGGCACTAAATTCTTGTGGATATAAGATCACTAGTATTATTGATGTGACTCCTATTCCTCATAATGGGTGCCGCCCGCCTAAAAAGCGTCGCGTATAA
- the rplQ gene encoding 50S ribosomal protein L17, which yields MRHRKSGRKFNRNSSHRKAMFRNMTSSLVEHELIKTTLPKAKELRTVAEPLITLAKKDTVANRRLAFARLRCNEAVAKLFNELGPRYESRPGGYIRILKCGLRAGDSAPMAYVELVDRPVEVESDDEE from the coding sequence ATGCGTCATCGTAAAAGTGGTCGTAAGTTTAATCGCAATAGTTCACACCGTAAGGCCATGTTCCGTAACATGACCTCATCGCTTGTTGAGCATGAGCTGATCAAAACAACTTTGCCAAAGGCAAAAGAGTTGCGAACAGTAGCAGAGCCTTTAATAACATTAGCTAAGAAAGATACAGTAGCTAATCGTCGTTTGGCTTTCGCAAGATTGCGTTGCAACGAAGCTGTAGCTAAGTTGTTTAATGAGTTAGGTCCTCGCTATGAGAGCCGTCCTGGTGGATACATACGTATTCTAAAGTGTGGTTTACGTGCTGGTGATAGCGCTCCTATGGCTTATGTTGAGCTTGTGGATCGTCCAGTAGAAGTAGAGAGCGACGACGAAGAGTAA
- the rplF gene encoding 50S ribosomal protein L6, whose protein sequence is MSRVANSPVELPSGIQVKLDGQEIEVKGSKGALSLSVHSAVEVKQEDNVITFAARDGAKASRAQAGTARALVNNMVVGVNQGFERKLQLVGVGYRAQVQGKKINLTLGFSHPVEYELPEGISAEMPSQTEILLKGIDKQKIGQVAAEIRAFRPPEPYKGKGVRYSDENVRRKEAKKK, encoded by the coding sequence ATGTCAAGAGTTGCTAATTCTCCTGTCGAGCTGCCATCTGGAATTCAGGTGAAGTTGGACGGGCAAGAAATCGAAGTTAAAGGTAGTAAAGGTGCGCTTTCATTAAGCGTTCATTCTGCGGTTGAAGTGAAGCAAGAAGATAACGTTATTACTTTTGCTGCGCGTGATGGAGCTAAAGCTTCTCGCGCACAGGCAGGTACTGCGCGCGCTCTAGTCAACAACATGGTTGTTGGTGTTAACCAAGGATTTGAGAGAAAGCTGCAACTAGTAGGTGTTGGTTACAGGGCTCAGGTTCAAGGTAAAAAGATCAATCTTACATTGGGTTTTTCTCACCCTGTTGAGTATGAGCTTCCTGAAGGTATTTCTGCTGAGATGCCATCACAAACTGAAATTTTGCTCAAAGGTATTGATAAGCAAAAAATTGGTCAGGTAGCTGCAGAAATTCGAGCCTTCCGTCCGCCAGAGCCATACAAAGGTAAAGGTGTTCGTTATTCAGACGAGAATGTAAGGCGTAAAGAGGCTAAGAAGAAGTAG
- the rpsH gene encoding 30S ribosomal protein S8 → MSMQDTLADMFTRIRNGQMAEKVSVTMPSSKMKVSLAEVLKQEGFITDFNVEEGTKPTLTVELKYFEGKPVIETIKRVSRPSLRQYKGANELPKVSSGLGVAIISTSKGVMTDRAAREAGIGGEVICTVF, encoded by the coding sequence ATGAGTATGCAAGATACACTTGCGGATATGTTTACACGTATTCGTAATGGACAGATGGCTGAAAAAGTCTCTGTCACTATGCCTTCATCAAAGATGAAGGTGTCTTTAGCGGAAGTGCTAAAGCAAGAAGGTTTTATAACTGATTTTAATGTTGAAGAAGGCACTAAGCCTACTTTAACAGTAGAACTTAAGTACTTCGAAGGAAAGCCGGTTATTGAGACGATTAAACGTGTCAGCCGTCCGAGTTTGCGTCAGTACAAAGGTGCAAACGAATTGCCGAAGGTGTCTAGTGGTTTAGGTGTTGCTATTATTTCAACATCAAAAGGCGTTATGACTGATCGCGCTGCTCGTGAAGCAGGTATCGGTGGTGAAGTCATCTGCACCGTATTCTAG
- the rpmD gene encoding 50S ribosomal protein L30 has protein sequence MAKAKTIQVTLTRSTIGRLPKHQACVAGLGLRRIGHTVEVEDTPSVRGMINKVHYMVRVEGE, from the coding sequence ATGGCTAAGGCTAAGACAATCCAGGTTACATTAACTCGTAGCACGATTGGCCGACTACCAAAGCATCAGGCATGTGTAGCAGGTCTTGGACTACGTCGTATTGGTCACACTGTAGAAGTTGAAGATACACCTTCAGTTCGCGGCATGATCAATAAAGTACATTATATGGTTAGGGTCGAGGGAGAATAA
- a CDS encoding DNA-directed RNA polymerase subunit alpha gives MQRSVNEFLNPRNIEVQEINPTHAKVILEPLERGFGHTLGSALRRILLSSMPGSAVVEAEIDGVLHEYSAIEGVQEDVIEILLNLKGLAITMHSREEATLTLTKKGEGPVLASDIQLDHDVEIANPDHVICHLGAAGEINMKLKVMLGRGYEPADQRMTGEDETRAIGKLQLDSSFSPVLRVAYSVESARVEQRTDLDKLVIDLETNGTIDPEESIRRAATILQQQLSVFVNFDNEKEPEQVEEEEEVDPILLRPVDDLELTVRSANCLKAENIYYIGDLIQRTEVELLKTPNLGKKSLTEIKDVLASRGLSLGMRLENWPPASLKGDDRVLGG, from the coding sequence ATGCAGCGTTCAGTAAATGAATTCTTGAATCCTCGTAACATTGAAGTACAGGAAATTAACCCAACTCATGCAAAGGTGATTTTAGAGCCTTTAGAGCGCGGGTTTGGACATACACTAGGTAGTGCTCTGCGTCGGATTTTATTGTCTTCAATGCCAGGAAGTGCGGTAGTTGAGGCAGAAATTGATGGCGTACTTCATGAATACAGTGCTATTGAAGGTGTTCAGGAAGACGTTATTGAAATCCTTCTAAACCTCAAGGGGTTGGCTATCACTATGCATAGCCGTGAAGAAGCAACATTGACGTTGACCAAAAAGGGCGAAGGCCCAGTGTTGGCAAGTGATATTCAGTTAGATCATGATGTTGAAATTGCAAACCCTGACCATGTGATTTGTCACTTGGGCGCGGCGGGTGAAATCAATATGAAACTGAAGGTTATGTTAGGTCGAGGCTATGAGCCTGCGGATCAACGCATGACTGGTGAAGATGAAACAAGAGCAATAGGTAAATTGCAATTGGATTCTTCTTTTAGTCCTGTTTTACGAGTTGCATACTCTGTCGAGAGTGCTCGTGTTGAACAGCGTACTGATTTGGATAAATTAGTTATCGATTTGGAAACAAACGGTACTATTGATCCTGAAGAGTCAATTCGTCGTGCAGCAACCATATTGCAACAGCAATTGTCGGTGTTCGTTAATTTTGATAACGAGAAGGAGCCTGAGCAAGTTGAGGAAGAGGAAGAGGTTGATCCTATACTTCTTCGTCCAGTTGACGATCTTGAGCTAACTGTTCGTTCTGCTAACTGCTTGAAGGCCGAGAATATATACTACATTGGTGACCTGATTCAGCGTACTGAGGTAGAACTTCTTAAAACACCTAATTTGGGTAAGAAGTCGCTTACAGAGATTAAAGATGTTTTGGCATCTCGTGGTCTCTCTCTGGGTATGCGTCTAGAGAACTGGCCTCCGGCTAGTTTGAAGGGTGATGACAGGGTACTGGGTGGCTAA
- the rplO gene encoding 50S ribosomal protein L15 — protein MRLNSLSSAPGTKKAAKRVGRGIGSGLGKTCGRGHKGLKSRSGGTVPAGFEGGQQPLQRRLPKFGFTSRKSAFAAEIRLSELATLDVEVIDLAALKNANLVRRDTKTAKVFLSGELNKAVTIQGLGVTKGAREAITAAGGKVED, from the coding sequence ATGCGTCTTAATTCACTAAGTTCTGCTCCCGGTACCAAGAAAGCAGCCAAGCGTGTTGGTCGTGGTATTGGTAGTGGTTTAGGAAAGACTTGTGGTCGTGGCCATAAAGGTCTTAAGTCTCGTTCTGGTGGTACTGTACCCGCTGGTTTCGAGGGTGGTCAGCAGCCGCTACAGAGACGTTTGCCAAAATTTGGTTTCACGTCAAGAAAGTCAGCATTTGCTGCCGAAATTCGTTTAAGTGAGCTAGCAACTTTAGATGTTGAAGTGATCGATTTGGCTGCATTGAAAAATGCTAACCTTGTTCGCAGAGACACTAAGACGGCAAAAGTATTTTTGTCAGGCGAGCTTAACAAAGCGGTTACTATTCAGGGCTTAGGTGTCACCAAAGGTGCACGTGAAGCGATTACTGCAGCAGGCGGTAAAGTCGAGGACTAA
- the rpsE gene encoding 30S ribosomal protein S5: MSVNEQKAPELQERLVQVNRVAKVVKGGRIFGFTALTVVGDGNGRVGFGRGKAREVPVAIQKAMDAARKNMIDVALNGTTLQYPIKARHGASKVYMQPASEGTGVIAGGAMRAVLEVAGVQNVLSKCYGSTNPVNVVRATVNGLKAMQSPESIAAKRGKSVEDIVG, from the coding sequence ATGAGTGTTAATGAGCAAAAGGCCCCTGAACTTCAGGAGAGGCTAGTACAAGTAAACCGCGTAGCGAAAGTTGTTAAAGGTGGTCGTATTTTCGGCTTCACTGCTTTGACGGTCGTTGGTGACGGAAATGGTCGCGTAGGTTTTGGTCGTGGTAAGGCACGTGAAGTACCCGTTGCAATTCAAAAAGCAATGGATGCAGCACGTAAAAACATGATCGATGTAGCATTGAATGGTACAACGCTTCAATACCCTATCAAAGCTCGCCATGGTGCCTCTAAGGTATACATGCAGCCTGCTTCTGAGGGTACTGGTGTTATTGCCGGTGGTGCGATGCGTGCGGTATTAGAAGTTGCTGGTGTACAGAACGTATTGTCTAAGTGCTACGGTTCTACAAACCCAGTTAACGTTGTTCGTGCTACTGTAAATGGTCTGAAGGCAATGCAGTCTCCAGAATCTATTGCTGCCAAGCGCGGGAAATCAGTAGAAGATATTGTAGGATAA
- the rplE gene encoding 50S ribosomal protein L5: MKDVYQKSVMPALQSEFAYKSVMQVPKIEKITLNMGVGEALGDKKQIDNAVADMEKLAGQKPVITKAKKSVAGFKIREGYPIGCKVTLRGDRMWEFFERLVDIAIPRVRDFRGLNPKSFDGRGNYSMGVREQIIFPEIDYDKVDKIRGLDITITTSAKTDEEGRSLLKAFNFPFKK; encoded by the coding sequence ATGAAAGATGTGTATCAAAAGTCGGTAATGCCTGCGCTTCAAAGTGAGTTCGCTTACAAGAGCGTTATGCAGGTACCGAAGATAGAAAAAATCACACTCAATATGGGTGTTGGTGAAGCTTTGGGTGATAAAAAGCAGATCGATAACGCTGTTGCGGATATGGAAAAGCTTGCAGGTCAAAAGCCTGTAATCACAAAGGCAAAGAAGTCTGTTGCAGGCTTCAAAATTCGTGAAGGCTACCCTATTGGTTGTAAGGTAACTCTTCGTGGCGATCGTATGTGGGAATTCTTCGAGAGATTGGTAGATATAGCAATCCCTCGTGTACGAGATTTCCGTGGCTTAAATCCTAAGTCATTCGATGGTCGCGGTAACTACAGCATGGGTGTTAGAGAGCAAATTATATTCCCTGAAATCGATTATGATAAGGTGGATAAAATTCGCGGACTTGACATCACGATTACTACTTCAGCGAAAACTGATGAAGAAGGTCGTTCGTTGCTGAAAGCCTTTAATTTCCCCTTTAAGAAATAA
- the rpmJ gene encoding 50S ribosomal protein L36 gives MKVRASVKKICRNCKIIRRNGAVRVICTEPRHKQRQG, from the coding sequence ATGAAAGTGCGCGCATCGGTAAAGAAAATTTGCCGTAACTGTAAAATAATCCGTCGCAATGGCGCAGTAAGAGTCATTTGCACAGAACCACGTCATAAGCAGCGTCAAGGTTAA
- the rplR gene encoding 50S ribosomal protein L18: MSAKTESRERRARSTRFKIRELGATRLSVHRTPQHMYAQVFSADGSQVLASASTVEKELKGASTGNVEAAGKIGKLIAERAKAAGVTQVAFDRSGYKYHGRVKALAEAARESGLEF, translated from the coding sequence ATGAGCGCAAAAACAGAATCAAGAGAACGTAGAGCGCGCAGTACGCGTTTTAAAATTAGAGAGTTAGGTGCAACACGCTTGTCAGTTCACCGTACTCCACAGCATATGTATGCTCAAGTATTTTCTGCCGACGGTAGTCAGGTACTTGCTTCAGCTTCTACAGTTGAAAAAGAGCTTAAAGGTGCATCAACAGGTAATGTTGAAGCCGCAGGAAAAATCGGTAAGCTCATTGCTGAACGTGCTAAGGCAGCAGGTGTTACACAAGTAGCATTTGATCGTTCGGGTTATAAATATCACGGTCGTGTTAAGGCTTTAGCTGAAGCGGCACGTGAAAGCGGACTGGAATTCTAA
- the uvrA gene encoding excinuclease ABC subunit UvrA, whose protein sequence is MDKILVRGARTHNLKNIDIEIPRDKLIVITGLSGSGKSSLAFDTLYAEGQRRYVESLSTYARQFLSMMEKPDVDHIEGLSPAISIEQKSTSHNPRSTVGTITEIYDYLRLLFARAGEPKCPEHNEPLEAQTISQMVDLVMAQPEDSKLMMLAPVIKNRKGEHLHVFQELRSQGFIRARIDGIVTDLDDTPDLEKNKKHTIEVVIDRFKVREGIQQRLAESFETCIGLTDGIALVAPMEGNGEELIFSARFACPHCGYAISELEPRIFSFNNPAGACPTCDGLGVKQFFDANKLIKHPELTLAEGAIKGWDRRTVYYYQMLTSLADHFDVELEQPFEQLPEAFRKTILHGSGTEKISFNYVNTRGDIVQREHPFEGVMPNMERRYRETESQMVRDDLSKLLTHKSCPDCHGSRLKEAARHVFINDKKLPDITAMPVGRAFEYFSTLKLEGRRGEIAEKILTEIQQRLQFLVNVGLDYLTLDRSADTLSGGEAQRIRLASQIGAGLVGVMYILDEPSIGLHQRDNDRLLNTLTHLRDLGNTVIVVEHDEDAIRLADYVVDIGPGAGVHGGQVIAAGTPAEVMANENSITGQYLSGKKCIEVPSKRLPYDKTKTMRLTGASGNNLNNVSLTIPLGLLTCITGVSGSGKSTLINGTLYPIAATALNNATTLTIQPHDKIEGLDQLDKVIDIDQSPIGRTPRSNPATYTGIFTPIRELYSGTHEARSRGYKPGRFSFNVKGGRCEACQGDGVIKVEMHFLPDVYVPCDSCKGKRYNRETLDIKYKGKSIHEVLDLTVEDAREFFDSVPFLAKKLQTLIDVGLSYIRLGQSAVTLSGGEAQRVKLAKELSKRDTGKTLYILDEPTTGLHFYDIQQLLNVLHKLREHGNTIVVIEHNLDVVKTADWIIDLGPEGGTGGGNIVAEGTPEDVAAVEGSHTGKFLGELLDRKKVK, encoded by the coding sequence ATGGATAAAATTCTAGTTCGCGGGGCTCGCACCCATAATCTCAAGAACATTGATATCGAAATCCCAAGAGATAAATTGATTGTCATAACAGGTCTTTCCGGCTCGGGTAAGTCATCACTTGCGTTTGATACGCTATATGCCGAAGGCCAAAGACGTTACGTTGAGTCTCTATCGACGTACGCGAGACAATTTTTATCAATGATGGAAAAACCCGATGTTGATCATATAGAGGGGCTTTCTCCCGCTATTTCTATTGAACAGAAATCAACGTCGCACAATCCACGCTCCACTGTGGGTACCATCACTGAGATATATGATTATCTAAGACTTCTTTTTGCTCGCGCGGGTGAACCCAAATGTCCGGAGCACAACGAGCCACTTGAAGCCCAAACCATAAGCCAAATGGTTGACTTGGTTATGGCGCAGCCAGAAGATTCCAAGCTGATGATGCTGGCACCGGTCATCAAAAACCGAAAAGGCGAACATCTGCACGTGTTTCAAGAGTTGCGCAGCCAAGGGTTTATTCGTGCTCGAATTGACGGCATTGTTACCGACCTTGACGATACGCCCGATTTAGAAAAAAACAAAAAACACACTATTGAGGTCGTTATTGACCGATTTAAAGTGCGTGAAGGGATACAGCAACGGCTAGCAGAGTCATTTGAGACCTGCATTGGTCTCACTGACGGCATTGCTTTAGTTGCACCTATGGAAGGTAACGGAGAAGAACTGATATTTTCGGCTCGCTTTGCTTGCCCACATTGCGGCTACGCAATCAGTGAACTCGAACCTAGAATTTTCTCGTTTAACAACCCCGCTGGGGCATGCCCCACTTGTGACGGACTTGGCGTTAAGCAATTCTTTGATGCGAATAAGCTCATCAAACACCCTGAACTAACGCTAGCAGAAGGTGCGATAAAGGGCTGGGATAGACGAACGGTTTATTACTATCAAATGCTTACAAGCCTTGCTGATCATTTTGATGTGGAGTTGGAGCAACCATTTGAACAACTGCCTGAAGCATTTAGAAAAACCATACTTCATGGCAGTGGCACTGAAAAGATTTCATTCAATTACGTCAATACTCGCGGCGATATAGTACAGCGTGAACATCCGTTTGAGGGTGTAATGCCTAACATGGAGCGGCGCTATCGTGAGACTGAATCCCAAATGGTTCGGGATGATCTTTCTAAACTACTGACACATAAATCATGCCCAGACTGTCACGGCTCTCGCTTAAAAGAAGCCGCCAGACACGTTTTCATAAATGATAAAAAGCTACCCGATATTACGGCAATGCCCGTCGGACGAGCCTTCGAGTATTTTTCTACATTAAAACTTGAAGGTCGACGTGGTGAAATTGCTGAGAAAATCCTTACAGAAATACAACAAAGGCTTCAGTTCTTAGTCAATGTAGGACTAGACTATTTAACGCTTGACCGTAGTGCAGATACGTTGTCAGGCGGAGAAGCACAACGAATCAGACTCGCCAGCCAGATAGGCGCGGGACTCGTCGGCGTCATGTATATCTTAGATGAACCTTCGATTGGTCTTCATCAACGAGATAATGACAGATTACTTAACACCCTGACTCACCTTCGTGACTTAGGCAATACAGTTATCGTTGTTGAGCATGATGAAGACGCCATACGTTTGGCTGATTATGTTGTCGATATCGGCCCAGGCGCAGGTGTACACGGCGGCCAAGTCATTGCTGCAGGTACACCTGCTGAAGTTATGGCAAATGAAAATTCAATTACAGGTCAATATTTATCAGGCAAAAAGTGTATTGAAGTCCCTTCGAAACGACTCCCTTATGATAAAACCAAGACTATGCGCTTAACGGGCGCATCGGGTAATAACCTCAATAATGTAAGCTTAACCATTCCACTTGGGTTATTAACCTGTATTACGGGTGTCTCTGGGTCAGGAAAATCAACACTCATAAACGGTACTCTTTATCCCATTGCCGCGACGGCACTGAATAACGCAACAACACTCACCATTCAGCCTCATGACAAAATAGAAGGCTTAGATCAACTCGATAAAGTAATAGATATTGATCAAAGCCCAATTGGGAGAACACCTAGATCAAACCCAGCAACCTATACGGGTATTTTCACTCCTATACGAGAACTTTATTCAGGTACCCACGAGGCTCGGTCTAGAGGTTACAAACCAGGCCGATTTAGCTTCAATGTAAAAGGCGGTCGCTGTGAAGCCTGCCAAGGTGATGGTGTCATAAAGGTAGAGATGCATTTCTTACCCGACGTATATGTACCCTGTGATAGCTGTAAAGGTAAACGCTATAACCGTGAAACGCTTGATATCAAGTACAAGGGCAAAAGCATTCATGAGGTGCTAGACCTAACAGTTGAAGATGCACGAGAGTTTTTTGACTCTGTTCCATTTTTGGCTAAAAAGCTTCAGACATTAATCGATGTTGGTCTTTCATATATTCGGTTAGGCCAAAGTGCCGTCACGCTTTCAGGCGGTGAAGCACAACGCGTTAAGCTAGCCAAAGAACTTTCCAAACGTGACACAGGCAAGACACTTTACATACTGGATGAACCCACCACAGGGCTACATTTTTACGACATTCAGCAGCTTCTAAATGTTTTACATAAGTTAAGGGAGCATGGAAACACGATTGTAGTTATAGAGCACAACCTAGACGTTGTGAAGACTGCGGACTGGATAATCGATTTGGGGCCGGAAGGCGGCACAGGAGGTGGCAATATTGTTGCCGAAGGCACGCCAGAAGATGTCGCTGCAGTTGAAGGGTCTCACACCGGGAAGTTTCTTGGAGAGCTTCTGGACCGCAAGAAAGTGAAATAA
- the secY gene encoding preprotein translocase subunit SecY: MAKTGTLPAGAASGFAELKSRLWFVFIAIVIYRVGAHIPVPGINPDRLAALFEQNQGTILSLFNMFSGGALERMSIFALGIMPYISASIIMQLMTVVSPQLEQLKKEGESGRRKISQYTRYATVVLATVQAMGMSVGLASQGVTFTDTFSFYFVAVATFVSGAIFLMWLGEQITERGIGNGISLLIFAGIVAGLPGAFGQSFEQARQGEINILALLLIGFFAIAIVAFVVFMERGQRRITVNYAKRQQGRKVYAQQSSHLPLKVNMAGVIPPIFASSILLFPASLGQWFGKGEGMEWLSDFSQALAPSQPLYILLFAIAVVFFCFFYTALMYNPKEVAENLKKSGAFVPGIRPGEQTARYIDSVLTRLTLFGALYITSVALLPQFLVVAWNVPFYFGGTSLLIVVVVVMDFMAQVQSHLMSHQYESLMKKSNLKKV; encoded by the coding sequence ATGGCTAAGACAGGGACACTACCGGCTGGAGCGGCTAGCGGCTTCGCAGAATTGAAGTCTAGGTTATGGTTTGTATTCATCGCGATAGTAATCTATCGCGTTGGTGCTCATATACCTGTGCCGGGCATTAATCCAGATAGATTGGCAGCGCTGTTTGAGCAAAATCAGGGGACTATCCTCAGTTTGTTCAATATGTTTTCGGGTGGCGCGCTCGAGAGAATGAGTATTTTCGCTCTGGGGATAATGCCATACATTTCTGCATCGATTATCATGCAGCTAATGACGGTAGTGAGCCCTCAGCTCGAACAGCTTAAAAAAGAAGGTGAATCTGGTCGTCGTAAGATAAGTCAGTACACTCGCTATGCAACTGTTGTTCTTGCAACGGTACAGGCTATGGGTATGTCTGTAGGCCTGGCTTCTCAGGGAGTTACGTTTACAGATACATTTAGTTTTTACTTTGTTGCAGTTGCTACATTTGTAAGTGGAGCGATCTTCTTGATGTGGCTTGGTGAGCAAATCACTGAAAGAGGTATCGGTAACGGTATATCTTTATTGATTTTTGCAGGCATCGTTGCTGGTTTACCAGGCGCTTTTGGACAGTCTTTTGAGCAAGCTAGACAGGGCGAAATTAATATACTTGCTCTGTTATTAATCGGTTTTTTTGCTATCGCAATTGTTGCTTTTGTAGTGTTTATGGAGCGTGGCCAGCGCCGCATTACCGTAAATTACGCTAAAAGACAGCAGGGTCGTAAAGTATATGCGCAGCAATCCAGTCATCTTCCGCTTAAAGTTAATATGGCAGGTGTAATTCCTCCAATATTTGCTTCAAGTATATTATTGTTCCCTGCATCACTGGGGCAATGGTTTGGTAAAGGTGAAGGGATGGAGTGGTTGTCTGATTTTTCTCAGGCATTGGCTCCAAGTCAGCCACTTTATATTTTACTGTTCGCGATAGCTGTGGTATTTTTCTGTTTCTTTTATACGGCGTTGATGTACAACCCGAAAGAAGTAGCCGAAAATCTTAAGAAATCAGGAGCATTTGTTCCTGGTATCCGCCCAGGTGAGCAAACGGCTCGTTACATTGATAGTGTTCTTACGCGTCTAACGCTGTTCGGTGCTCTTTATATAACGTCAGTAGCTCTCCTCCCACAATTTCTAGTTGTGGCTTGGAACGTACCGTTTTATTTCGGTGGAACCTCGTTATTAATTGTTGTTGTGGTCGTGATGGACTTTATGGCTCAAGTTCAGTCGCATCTGATGTCTCATCAGTATGAGTCCCTCATGAAAAAATCTAACCTTAAAAAGGTGTAA
- the rpsD gene encoding 30S ribosomal protein S4, whose amino-acid sequence MARYIGPKCKLSRREGTDLFLKSGARALDSKCNIETPPGQHGARRTRLSEYGLQLREKQKVRRTYGVLEKQFRGYYKEAARRKGVAGENLLQILEQRLDNVVYRMGFGATRAESRQLVSHKSILVNDKVVNIASYQIAAGDVVSVREKAKNQLRIKNAIELAANRAPVEWVEVDSSKLVGTFKAAPERSELSAEINENLIVELYSK is encoded by the coding sequence ATGGCACGTTATATTGGTCCAAAATGTAAACTGTCTCGTCGTGAAGGGACAGATTTATTTTTGAAAAGTGGCGCTCGCGCGTTAGATTCAAAATGTAATATCGAAACCCCTCCAGGGCAACACGGCGCACGTAGAACACGTTTGTCGGAATACGGTTTACAGTTAAGAGAGAAGCAAAAAGTACGTCGTACTTATGGTGTTCTTGAAAAACAGTTTCGTGGTTACTATAAAGAAGCAGCTCGTCGTAAAGGTGTTGCAGGTGAAAACCTTCTTCAGATCCTTGAGCAGCGTCTTGATAACGTAGTTTACCGTATGGGGTTTGGTGCAACGCGTGCTGAATCTCGTCAGTTAGTATCTCACAAGAGTATTCTTGTAAACGATAAGGTTGTGAACATTGCGTCTTATCAGATAGCTGCAGGTGACGTTGTTAGTGTGCGTGAGAAAGCTAAAAATCAGTTGCGTATTAAAAACGCGATTGAATTAGCAGCAAATCGCGCACCGGTTGAGTGGGTAGAAGTTGATTCGAGCAAATTGGTAGGCACATTTAAAGCCGCACCAGAACGTTCGGAACTTTCCGCTGAAATCAACGAAAACTTGATCGTGGAACTTTACTCCAAGTAA